ACAGACAAGGAGACTTCAAATGCTGGTGACCAAGAAAATGGTCGGTATTTTCGGTGGGGCTTTGATGGCCGGTGCCCTGAGCGTCGCCATTCCGGCGGCGGCCAACGCCATGGGGCCGATGGTCGAGGCGATGGATCAGGATGTTTCGGGCGGAACGGTCAGTGCGTCGAAAATCATGGCTGGTGAAAATGGCTGGCTGGTGGTGCATCGCACCGATTCCGAAATGAAGCCCGGCCCGGTTGTCGGTTATGCGCCGCTTAAAAAGGGCGAGAATATGGATGTTACCGCCATTTTGCAGGAACCGGTCAAATCCGGTGAGATGCTGATGCTGATGATCCATTCCGAACAGGGCGGCATGAAAACCGGCTATTTCGAATATACGCTGGGTGCCAAGGAAGACGGCCCGATCAAGCCGGATGGCAAACTGGTGATGAAGGTCGTGACCGCCCAATAATCCGGTTGGCAGTTTAAATCAAACGGCTCGCAAGCGACCTTGCGGGCCGTTATCTTTTACAGCCAGCCAAGCTGCCGGGCGGCCGAAAGCAGTAGCAACAGGCCAAACAGCGTAATCAGGGCGGCCCCTGTCAGGCCAACCCCACGCCGAAGCCAGCCCGAAGTGCTTTCCGACACAGTGAAAAGATGCTGGGTGCCGGTGCGAATGCCGATGGCCGCCAACCCGATCAGGCTGATGGTCAGTGCCACCCCGAGTGCCATGGCAAAGGCCGATGCAACCCCGATCAGGAACAACCCGTTGGCCAGCGTAAACAGCAGCACCAGTATCGATCCGGTACAGGGACGCAGGCCGACCACGACACCGCTTGCGATCATCTGCCAGCGCGATTTGATCGGGGCGTGGTTGTGGTCATGATCGTGATGATGGTGCGCATGATCATGATGATGATGGGTGTGATCATGATGGTGATGATCATGCCCGCCGTGATCGCAACAATCATCACGCCCCTGCAAGATGCGGATACACATCAATCCGCCCAGCCCGGCAATCAGGGCATAGGATATGGCTTCCAGTACCAGTCCGTTTTGCGTAACCGCCGCCGGGCCGAGATTAAGGATCAGGGTCAGCGAGCCGACAAGGACAATCGCCGTCACCGCCTGAACGGCTGCAATCAGGCTGCCCATGGCGACACCCTGTTTCCAGCCGGCATCGCGTGACAGGAAATAGGTGGTGGTGACCATCTTGCCGTGGCCCGGCCCCGCGGCATGAAACACGCCATAGGCGAATGAAAGCGCGATAATGGTCAGCCCCGGCCACCACGCATCGCCGGTTTTGGCACTACGCAATGTTGCGGTCATCTGCCGGTTAAGCTGCGTCTGGATCACCACCACCTGACCGACAATATCCGATAGCCATCCCGGCAGGCTGATCAGGCTTTCGCCATCATTTTGTGTCGTCTGATCGGGGGCATTCGGGGCCTGTTCGCTGCTTGTGCCGCGGCCCAGAAGGTTGCTGGCCTGGGCAAAGGCCGGATTACTCGGCAGAAACGAAATCGCCAGCAGAAAGGCCATGATCAGAGCCGGCATCCGCAACCTGTTTTTCGCAGGCAAGGTCGGCGCGGATCGGCGAAACCAGATCAAAATAGATGCGGTTCTTTTCATCTTCGCTCATTTCATAGTGGCATTTGAGATGGCGGTTGCCGCGAAACAGGATCGGATCGACCTGGGTGAAGGCAACATCAATATAGAATTCCGCATCATAGACCGACAGGGCAATCGCATCTTTTATCGGATCAAGCGGTTCTTTAAGCGTCAGGGTGAAATCGTAACTTACCCGGCGATCATCGGTGATATCGGCCTTGAAGTCCGTTGCGTCGGCAAATGTCACCAGTTCCTCGTTCCGGCGCAGGTGGGTGAGCCAGGAAACTTCGGAAAGCAATGCAAAGGCATTGTCGTGAACATCGGTGTTTTCTGCGTCAAAGAATCGCAAATCGTGATTTTTGTCGAACTGGTCGATCAGGGTCAGGCTGAACAGATCATCAAATACCCAATGCAGCCGGATCGCGGTGATTTTGTCATCTTCAAAAACCATCTGTGCATCGGCATCGATCCAGACATGCGGATGGGCCGATGCGGGCATGCCCGATCCGGCCCAAAGGACGGATGCGAGCATACCGGCGGCAAGATTTTTAGGACTGCGACAGGCAGTCAACCAGTGCGCCCACATTCTGGCGCAGGATGTTCTGATAGGCATCCGGTCCTGCCGGAATATCCGCGCCCAGCGGGTCAAGCGTTCCGATATGCGCGCCCGTATCGGCAACCACGGCCTCGACGATGGCCGGGCGGAATTGCGGTTCGGCAAAGACGCAGACAGCATTGCTGTTGCGGATTTTGTCTTCGATCTCATGCAGGCGCTTTGCTCCGGGCTTCTGTTCCGGTGAAACCGTAATCGAACCAACCGCGTTCAGGCCAAATCCCGCTTCGAGATACTGATAGGCATCATGGAAAACGACGAACGGCTTTTCGCGAACCGGTGCGAGTTCGGTTTCCAGATCATTCCCAAGTGCATCAAGGCTGGCAAGGAACTTTTTCAGATTGTCCTGATAGGTGCCTGCATGGGCCGGGTCGATTTCACCAAGTTCGGTGGCAATTGCTGTTGCGATGGCAGCCCCGTTGGCCGGATCAAGCCAGATGTGGGGGTCGGCACCTTCTTCGTCATGATGGTGACCTTCTTCACCCTCATGGGCGTGATCATGATCATGATCGTGATCGTGTTCTTCGGCATGGGCGTGTTCATCATGACCGTGTTCGTCATGACCGTCATGACCATGTTCATCATGATGTTCGTCTTCATGGTCTGCGTGATCGTGACCTTCGTGATCATGGTCATGCGATTCCCATGCGCCACCTTCGCGCATTGCCCGGACGGCCAGACCATCAATATCAGCCAGTTCAAGCTGATGGGCACTGCCCGACAGGGTTGCCAGCGGCTTTTTCAGGAAGCCCTCAAGACCGTGGGAGACATAAATCACCAGATCGGCTTCCTGAAGCGAGCGGGCTTCGCTGGGGCGTAGCGAATAGGCATGCGGCGAGGACGCCCCATCAATCAGCAGTGCCGGTTTGCCAACGCCTGCCATGATCGCACTGGCAATACCGTGGATCGGTTTGATCGAAACAACGACCGACGGATTTTCTGCCGCCTGTGCCGTAAATGGCAGGGCAAGCAACGGCAGGGCAAGCAGGGTGCTGCGAAGGCTTGAGAGGGGCATGATATCAATCCGGTTGGTAACAGGGATGGGGTGATCGGTGAGGATATGTTTGTTATGTTATATCATAACGTTTCGTCAAGCGATAATTACATTCCTGATCCGGCGGGGGTGTTTTGATCCTAATAGATGCTTTTTATTGATCAAAATAAGTGAGTTTCGTCTTCGTAACGAAAAATCCGCATCCGTAGTTGAAGGCGCATTTTTGCCGATTTCATTGCAGAACAAATGTTGGGGAATGGTAATGATGTGGTTGCCATATGCGACCTGAACCGGCAAGAAAAAATTCGCATCGAAGGCGGTTCCATCTTTTCGGGCCGGTTCAAATATCCTGCCGGGATGTTACATCCGGCACGGAGGACACTTCAGATCCGGGCTGCCGGTCTCGCGATCGGTATGCAAATCAGAAACGTTCAGCCAGAAACGGTCATCGATGTTTCTTGTCGTCTCACTCATGATGGTATTTTCGATGTTGAAAACGTGCCGCCGTTCTGTTTTCAGGGCATCAAGGGCGCGTGCAATCGCCGGGGCATTGTGAAAATGTTCCATGAAGGCACCGGTTCGATACGCTTCAAGAAGGCCGTCTGTAATGGTTTGCCACAGGGCGCTGTTTTTCCTGTTCACATAGATGAAAAAGTCGAACGGATAAACCAGCATGACGGTGTCATTGAGAACCACATCCGGATATTGCGCCTGGATTGCGGGCAATTCCCGATAGGCTTCGTGAACGGCACGGGTTAAAGCATCAAACCGCCTGTTTTCCAGCATTTCCCAAAGGTTGCTGCGCGGGCCGCGTTCAACACAGAAACCGTTATCTTCCATGATGTCGCCATCGGGCCAGTCAGACCCCACCCCGATGCAGAACTGGCGCAATTCGTCCAGGGTTTCGACATTCCTAAGCGCCTCGGCCCGGTCCTTTTTGACCATGAAAACACGGTGCCCCAGAATGCCGCGCGTGATGGGAATATTGACCTGGCGAAATCTGCTTTCACGCTCTGCACTGTAACCGGCAAACATCACATCGATATCACCGGCCAACAGCATTTCGCTGATGCGTGACTGTGTTGCGCCTTTTAATTCCTCGATATCCATAACGTAATCAGTGCCCGACAAGTCCAGCGCCATTTCGATGACGCCGAATTCATAGGCAAAAAATTTCTTCAGACCCTCGGGGAAGGCCATTTTGATGGTTCTGGTATCGGCCTGTGCGGTTTCCTGGAGCAAAAGGCAAACACAAACGACCCAAAATGCAAAACGCAGGATTTTCAAAACATTCGCCCATATAAAGGTCACGTGAGGCTCAGCCTACGATGTATATTGGGCGCGCTTTGCGATGTTAAAGAGACCTCCTCTGAATATTATGTATTGTTAATGTTACGGGCGTCTTGTCGAGGACGGCTTCATGCCCTTTAGCCATGGCAGGAAGCCATCGAGAAATCGTGTGGTCGCGGGCATGAAATGGCTGCCGTGATGATACATCGGGTCCAGCGTGGTGACGATCATCCGGCCCGGCGTGGTGACCGTGTCGTCATAAAGAACCGATCCCAGATCACCGACATCGATCAGCGATACCGCACCATCAGGTACGATAAGATGTCCGTGATGATGCCACGTCGCATCGGCCAGCGTGATGTGATCAAACAATGGATGATCGGGCGCGGTTACGTGAAGGCCAAGGCTGCCGCCTTCTTTCCACCACCAGAAATTGGTCGGCGTGAAATGCCATTCGATCCCCGAGATCCATTCCGCCGGTCCGGTCGATCCCATGATGACAAGTGTTCTGCCGCTTTCAAGGAACTGCCTGAATTTTTCACGGTGCGGCCGCAGCACGGACGGATCGGTACGGCATGACACAATCAGCGTGTCATAATCCTCAAGCACCGTATCGCCGAGTTCACGGGTATAGATCACACCATCGAAAAAGTCGCGATAGCGCGGTTCATAAAGCGTTCTGTGGTGGTAATAGGTCCCGCTATCAAGGGCTGCGATCCTATGGGTCATGATACAGCTTCCTGTCCTCTATCGCCGCTACCGGCCCACTGGCAAAGCTGTGGCACGATCCGTGCGGTGCTGTCCTCTGATCCGGCATACATCCATAAATCATTGCCTGCATGCATCAGGATGCGGCCGCCTTCGGGGCGATGATAAATCCAGTCGCACGGCAGACGGTCCGGGCCAACCCCGTGCAGGGCAATCGCCCCTTTGGGGGGCGGGTTGTAACCGCGGGCATAAAACCCCGCCACACCGCGCCGGAATGTCAGATGATGCGTATCCACACCTTCGAAAACCGGGTGATCAGCAAGGCGATGAATGATCAGGTTTTCAAGCGACTGGCTTTCAAGCGGAACAAAGGTCTGGAATTCCGGCAACATTGGCCATGCGACATGCCCGTTGAACACAAGCGTCCCGCCGTCGGCAAGGAACCCCTCGATCTTGGTTGTCAGCGTCCCGAAAAACCGCTGATCAAGATGGGCGGGCAACATCAGGGCGGCATAGGGCGAAAGATCGATATCGCTCAGGTCGTAATGATCGATCTGTGCGATACCGGGCGCATGATCACCCACATCGGGCAAATCATCCCCGGCCCCCTTGATCGGATTGATAAACAGGCAAAGTCCCATGGCTGTTTCCTGCAAGAAAAGCGGGTGAAATCCCGTCCCCGGCGACAGTGCCGGGGACGGGAAGACCATCAGTCTTTCGACACACTCTTGAAGTCATAGAAGAAGCCGGACGGATGGATGCGATAACCTTCAACATCCTTGGCCGACGCGCCGACCGAAACCTTGTGCACCAGCGGAATGATCGGTGCATCGTCATGCAGGATATTCATCGCCCTGCGATAGGCTTCGTCCTTTTCCGCACCGGGCGAAAGGGTCCGGCCGGTATCGACCGCCTCGTCAAATCCGGCATTGTTCCAGAACTGGTAATTCAGCCCGGCCTTCGAATGGAACTGCGATTTAAGGTGCAGGTCCGGGTGGCCGGTCATTTCCGGGGTCCAGAACACGACCGAGATGTCGTATTCACCGCGCTTGACCAGATCAAGCATTCCTTCCCAGGTATACATCTGCACATCGGTGGCGATGCCGTTCTGGTTCAGAAGGGCGGCGAGTGCCTCGGTAATCGCGGGCATTTCGGTCCGGCTGGAATAGCTGAGGATACGCAGCGTAAGAGGCTTGCCATCCTTTTCCCATTTGCCGTCATTCTGTTGATATCCGGCATCGTTCAGAAGCGACGTCGCCAAATCGGTGTCAAGCTTGAAGGGCGCATCGGCCTTGGGCGCCCAATCAAATTGCGGGCCAAAAAACTCCCATGCTGGTTCGCCAATCCCGTCAAGGGCACCCTTGACGATCAGGTCGCGATCCACCAGCGCATTGACCGCCTGACGAATGCGCACATCCGAAAGCGGGCTTTTATCCCCGGCATTGAATGCGCCGTAATAAAGCCCGGCAATCGGTTTGGAATAGACCTTGAAATTTTCATCGCGTGACAGGCGTGCCACATCGGATGGCAGCATATTGTCGATGAAGTCTACCTCGCCCGCCT
The Thalassospira xiamenensis M-5 = DSM 17429 DNA segment above includes these coding regions:
- a CDS encoding DUF7282 domain-containing protein, producing MLVTKKMVGIFGGALMAGALSVAIPAAANAMGPMVEAMDQDVSGGTVSASKIMAGENGWLVVHRTDSEMKPGPVVGYAPLKKGENMDVTAILQEPVKSGEMLMLMIHSEQGGMKTGYFEYTLGAKEDGPIKPDGKLVMKVVTAQ
- a CDS encoding nickel/cobalt transporter — its product is MAFLLAISFLPSNPAFAQASNLLGRGTSSEQAPNAPDQTTQNDGESLISLPGWLSDIVGQVVVIQTQLNRQMTATLRSAKTGDAWWPGLTIIALSFAYGVFHAAGPGHGKMVTTTYFLSRDAGWKQGVAMGSLIAAVQAVTAIVLVGSLTLILNLGPAAVTQNGLVLEAISYALIAGLGGLMCIRILQGRDDCCDHGGHDHHHHDHTHHHHDHAHHHHDHDHNHAPIKSRWQMIASGVVVGLRPCTGSILVLLFTLANGLFLIGVASAFAMALGVALTISLIGLAAIGIRTGTQHLFTVSESTSGWLRRGVGLTGAALITLFGLLLLLSAARQLGWL
- a CDS encoding DUF1007 family protein, whose translation is MLASVLWAGSGMPASAHPHVWIDADAQMVFEDDKITAIRLHWVFDDLFSLTLIDQFDKNHDLRFFDAENTDVHDNAFALLSEVSWLTHLRRNEELVTFADATDFKADITDDRRVSYDFTLTLKEPLDPIKDAIALSVYDAEFYIDVAFTQVDPILFRGNRHLKCHYEMSEDEKNRIYFDLVSPIRADLACEKQVADAGSDHGLSAGDFVSAE
- a CDS encoding zinc ABC transporter substrate-binding protein, which encodes MPLSSLRSTLLALPLLALPFTAQAAENPSVVVSIKPIHGIASAIMAGVGKPALLIDGASSPHAYSLRPSEARSLQEADLVIYVSHGLEGFLKKPLATLSGSAHQLELADIDGLAVRAMREGGAWESHDHDHEGHDHADHEDEHHDEHGHDGHDEHGHDEHAHAEEHDHDHDHDHAHEGEEGHHHDEEGADPHIWLDPANGAAIATAIATELGEIDPAHAGTYQDNLKKFLASLDALGNDLETELAPVREKPFVVFHDAYQYLEAGFGLNAVGSITVSPEQKPGAKRLHEIEDKIRNSNAVCVFAEPQFRPAIVEAVVADTGAHIGTLDPLGADIPAGPDAYQNILRQNVGALVDCLSQS
- a CDS encoding ABC transporter substrate-binding protein, which encodes MTIFRKALCTFAFATLAIGTIAAAPQKAAATEQDTLVVGTMWEALPLAMQPRRSRFFNESEILDTLVKQDYDLNTVPGLATSWERISPTVWHFNLRENVVFHDGTKLDAGAVKFSLERVIALLPYAADLLNIKQMSATAPLVLEIETNEPFAALPNQLTDAITGIYAKASFNDAGEFVKPVGTGPWKFEEYRKQDRTIVTRFDGYWGEKPALSKVEYRFIPDHNSRTLALEAGEVDFIDNMLPSDVARLSRDENFKVYSKPIAGLYYGAFNAGDKSPLSDVRIRQAVNALVDRDLIVKGALDGIGEPAWEFFGPQFDWAPKADAPFKLDTDLATSLLNDAGYQQNDGKWEKDGKPLTLRILSYSSRTEMPAITEALAALLNQNGIATDVQMYTWEGMLDLVKRGEYDISVVFWTPEMTGHPDLHLKSQFHSKAGLNYQFWNNAGFDEAVDTGRTLSPGAEKDEAYRRAMNILHDDAPIIPLVHKVSVGASAKDVEGYRIHPSGFFYDFKSVSKD